The window AAGTGCTCGAGGCTGGCGGTGGATTTGGTCATGGGGTCTGGGGGGCTGCAAATGCGCCGACGACAGAGTCTAGCGGTTGGTCTTCTGTTCCGCCTTGTGGTTTTGTCGGGGACCCCCCCATCCCCCCCCGCCGCGCCGTCGCCCCCACTGCGGGGGCGGCTCAGCTGCGCAGCAGGTGTGAAAAACCGGCGTCCTGCAGGGGGGGCAGGTCGTCCAGGCTGCCCAGGCCGAACTCCAGCAGAAAGCGTTCGGTGGTGCCGTACAGCAGTGGTCCCCCCACGCTGTCCGAGCGGCCCAGCACCTTGACCAGTTCGCGTTCCTGCAGAGTGACCACGGTTCCCGCACTGCCGCCGCGCATGGCCTCGATCTCGGCGCGGGTCACCGGTTGCCGGTAGGCGATCACGGCCAGCACCTCCAGCGCGGCGCTGCTGAGAGCAGGCAGGGCGGGCGGCGAGAGCAGCGGAGCCAGCCGGGCGGCCAGGGTGGGCGGCACGATCAGGCGGTACCCTCCCGCAACCGCCTCCATCTCAAAGCCCAGCCCGGCCGCTTCCAGACGGCGGCCAAACTGTTCGAGTTCCTTCTGCGCCGTCTGCTCGGTCACCCCCAGGACGGAGGCGATCTCTCGCGCCATGACCGGCCGTCCGGCGGCGAGCAGCGCGGCGCCAATCAGCGCCGGGGTTCCGGGAGCGGCGGGGCCGTTCATGGGTGTGTGTCCACGCCGGCCGCTTTCAGCGTTGCCCGCAAAAGGGCTTCCCCCACTCCACCTGTCCGCAGGATGTGGAGTTCGGGCAGCTGAACGACGGTGCTGGCCTGCCCGCCACTGTGCTCCTCCCCGGACGGCAACACGAGGTCAGCCAGCTTCATCTGTGTGGCCTGGGCCTCACTCAGGGCCGGGGGCTGGCCGCTGGGGTTGCAGCTGGTGGTGACGAGCACGCCGCCCGCC of the Deinococcus aerophilus genome contains:
- the scpB gene encoding SMC-Scp complex subunit ScpB; the protein is MNGPAAPGTPALIGAALLAAGRPVMAREIASVLGVTEQTAQKELEQFGRRLEAAGLGFEMEAVAGGYRLIVPPTLAARLAPLLSPPALPALSSAALEVLAVIAYRQPVTRAEIEAMRGGSAGTVVTLQERELVKVLGRSDSVGGPLLYGTTERFLLEFGLGSLDDLPPLQDAGFSHLLRS